In a genomic window of Pangasianodon hypophthalmus isolate fPanHyp1 chromosome 19, fPanHyp1.pri, whole genome shotgun sequence:
- the rdh14b gene encoding retinol dehydrogenase 14b, translating to MAAAVVLAVVLGGGVILMARRLLSSRRDALRLPAGAMRGKTVIVTGASSGIGKATAAELFRLRARVIMACRDRARAEQAAAEIRACAGTCDGQLVIKHVDLTSLRSVRAFCREIIQEEPKLDVLINNAGVFRCPYSKTEDGFEMQLGVNHLAHFLLTHLLTELMVRSAPSRILVISSKLYKRGSIRFDDINSERSYDPAFCYSQSKLANLLFTRELARRLEGRGVTVNSLSPGMVRTNLGRHVRVPLLLKPLLFLVSWLFFKSPAEGAETPLYLACSPDVANVTGKFFSNCQEEELLPKATVDDTAKRLWDLSETMVGMKS from the exons ATGGCGGCCGCGGTGGTGTTAGCGGTGGTGCTGGGCGGAGGAGTGATCCTCATGGCCCGGAGACTGCTCTCCAGCCGCAGGGACGCGCTCCGCCTCCCCGCCGGTGCAATGCGCGGGAAAACGGTCATCGTGACGGGCGCGAGCAGCGGCATCGGTAAAGCCACCGCGGCCGAGCTCTTCCGGCTGCGCGCGCGGGTCATCATGGCGTGTCGGGACCGCGCGAGAGCCGAACAGGCGGCCGCAGAAATCCGCGCATGCGCAGGAACCTGTGACGGACAGCTGGTCATCAAGCACGTGGACCTGACGTCACTGAGATCCGTGCGCGCGTTCTGCCGCGAAATCATCCAG gaggagCCGAAGCTCGACGTGTTGATTAACAACGCGGGTGTGTTCCGCTGCCCGTACTCTAAAACGGAGGACGGCTTTGAGATGCAGTTGGGTGTGAACCATCTGGCTCACTTCCTGTTAACCCACCTGCTGACAGAGCTGATGGTACGTTCCGCCCCGAGTCGCATCCTCGTCATCTCCTCCAAACTTTACAAACGCGGCAGCATCCGATTTGACGACATTAACAGCGAGCGCAGCTACGACCCGGCCTTCTGCTACAGCCAGAGTAAACTAGCTAACCTGCTGTTCACGCGTGAGTTAGCGAGGAGGCTGGAGGGGCGGGGCGTGACGGTGAACTCCCTCTCCCCCGGGATGGTCAGGACCAACCTGGGCCGCCATGTCCGGGTCCCGCTCCTGCTGAAGCCCCTCCTCTTTCTGGTGTCATGGCTGTTCTTTAAGAGTCCAGCAGAGGGCGCTGAGACACCGCTGTACCTCGCCTGCTCTCCTGACGTGGCTAACGTGACGGGGAAGTTCTTCTCTAACTGCCAAGAGGAAGAGCTCCTGCCTAAGGCGACGGTCGATGACACAGCAAAGCGGCTATGGGACCTGAGTGAGACCATGGTCGGGATGAAGAGCTGA